The Nitrospirales bacterium genome includes a window with the following:
- a CDS encoding response regulator transcription factor: MKKRELPPVKRKRPEALTDREQEILQLIWSGLKNKEIAQRLKISVKTVEAHRANMMKKVRVSNAAQLLNAAIQEGLIQVK, from the coding sequence GTGAAAAAACGTGAACTGCCGCCTGTGAAACGGAAACGCCCGGAAGCTTTAACAGATCGAGAACAAGAGATATTGCAGCTAATTTGGTCTGGGCTTAAGAATAAAGAAATTGCACAACGGCTCAAAATCAGCGTCAAGACCGTGGAGGCCCACCGGGCCAATATGATGAAGAAAGTTCGTGTGTCGAATGCGGCTCAACTATTGAATGCCGCCATCCAAGAAGGTCTGATCCAGGTCAAGTAG
- a CDS encoding divalent-cation tolerance protein CutA — MSQEIVVLVTAGSEDEARNIAKIIVQKGLVACVNIIPKIQSVFTWDGAVTEEQESLLIAKTTMKAFEKLESAIKTLHSYSVPEIIALPIHAGSLEYLSWVRETVNTKEA; from the coding sequence ATGTCTCAGGAAATAGTAGTCTTGGTCACTGCTGGATCTGAGGACGAGGCAAGAAACATTGCGAAAATAATCGTTCAAAAAGGACTCGTGGCTTGTGTAAACATCATTCCGAAGATTCAGTCAGTTTTTACTTGGGATGGTGCGGTGACAGAGGAGCAGGAGTCTTTGCTGATTGCCAAGACAACGATGAAGGCGTTTGAAAAGCTGGAATCAGCTATTAAGACCCTTCATAGCTATAGTGTTCCGGAAATCATTGCCCTTCCGATTCATGCGGGGTCTCTTGAGTATTTGTCTTGGGTGCGAGAGACGGTCAATACAAAAGAGGCCTAA
- a CDS encoding 2-oxoacid:acceptor oxidoreductase family protein yields MAIRYNIRMAGVGGQGVVTASHIFSTAVINAGGESTIVPFYGSEKRMAPVESYVRVSDEPIYEIGEITFPHIIMIFHPQVITHGKSYTNPFYFGLKKNGVALINHDTPMKLEPDQARELKELNAKIYYIPATTLSLDVAGIDLATNMAMCGAIGAITGLSNMEALEQAVKDRFLGKGFVVSGGTAALDSVVERKFKKKQELIEKNLAVVKAAWDYAVDHGWEAKKTEASTAAMA; encoded by the coding sequence ATGGCTATTCGATACAACATTCGTATGGCTGGTGTCGGAGGACAGGGTGTGGTCACTGCCTCTCACATATTCAGTACGGCCGTTATCAACGCAGGGGGAGAAAGCACGATCGTTCCCTTCTATGGTTCTGAGAAACGTATGGCGCCAGTCGAGAGTTATGTCCGCGTTTCAGACGAGCCTATCTATGAAATCGGAGAAATTACTTTTCCACACATTATTATGATCTTCCACCCTCAGGTGATCACGCATGGAAAGAGCTATACCAATCCCTTCTATTTTGGGTTGAAGAAAAATGGGGTTGCCTTGATCAATCACGACACTCCGATGAAATTGGAACCTGACCAGGCTCGTGAGCTTAAAGAACTCAACGCCAAAATATATTACATTCCTGCGACTACATTATCGCTTGATGTCGCGGGTATAGACTTGGCTACAAATATGGCGATGTGTGGAGCGATTGGAGCAATTACCGGTTTGAGTAACATGGAAGCATTAGAGCAGGCTGTAAAGGATCGCTTTTTGGGTAAGGGATTTGTCGTTTCAGGAGGTACTGCCGCTTTGGACAGTGTCGTTGAAAGAAAGTTTAAGAAAAAACAAGAACTTATCGAAAAAAACCTGGCTGTTGTCAAGGCAGCGTGGGACTATGCTGTTGATCATGGATGGGAAGCGAAAAAAACTGAGGCCTCTACAGCTGCCATGGCTTAA
- a CDS encoding GspH/FimT family pseudopilin, translated as MTGDRLFNSGERDGYSLIELVIVLGILGIVLLFGQTWLMSQIPKWRLNGAVRQVVSDFMAAKTQAVTQGNKHGIRFLDDYRYSILDDDNNDGKPDPNERLIVRDIRTDYDGVMIASTNHPIFHPRGTASNLATITLSNTAGSKVVTVGITGRVSVKS; from the coding sequence ATGACGGGAGATAGACTATTCAACTCGGGCGAAAGAGATGGCTACAGTCTTATAGAACTGGTGATCGTCCTGGGAATCTTGGGGATCGTTTTGTTGTTCGGACAGACTTGGCTGATGTCTCAGATCCCGAAATGGCGACTGAATGGAGCCGTGAGACAAGTCGTCTCCGATTTCATGGCCGCTAAGACACAGGCGGTTACGCAGGGCAATAAACATGGAATCAGGTTTCTCGATGACTACAGGTATTCCATCTTGGATGACGACAATAATGATGGAAAACCAGATCCGAATGAGCGTCTCATCGTTCGGGACATCCGCACGGATTATGATGGTGTCATGATCGCCTCCACGAATCATCCGATATTTCATCCACGCGGAACGGCTTCGAATCTGGCGACGATCACCCTGTCAAATACCGCAGGCTCAAAGGTCGTAACTGTGGGGATCACCGGACGGGTTAGTGTGAAATCATGA
- the thrH gene encoding bifunctional phosphoserine phosphatase/homoserine phosphotransferase ThrH encodes MVQPVVTCLDMEGVVAPEIWLAVADHFQVEELKMTTRDIPDYDELMQKRLLILRKHGITLPKIQAIIAGLSPLEGASRFLSWLRERCQVIILSDTYYEFVASLMKQLQYPTIFCHSLEVDKDGFISQYHLRMADQKRHAVLALKKIGFRVIAAGDSYNDISMLKEADAGILFCPPESIVGEYPQFPVTRTYEEFQEHLARAGGFA; translated from the coding sequence GTGGTACAGCCGGTCGTGACGTGTTTAGACATGGAAGGGGTTGTGGCCCCTGAGATCTGGTTGGCAGTCGCCGACCATTTTCAAGTTGAAGAACTGAAAATGACGACGCGTGATATTCCTGACTATGATGAATTGATGCAAAAACGGCTGTTGATCCTGAGAAAGCACGGGATTACTCTTCCAAAAATCCAAGCGATCATAGCCGGTCTTTCTCCATTAGAGGGGGCATCACGTTTTCTTTCATGGTTACGGGAACGCTGTCAGGTCATTATTCTTTCTGATACCTATTATGAGTTTGTCGCTTCACTGATGAAACAACTCCAGTATCCGACGATTTTTTGCCATTCGTTGGAGGTGGACAAAGATGGGTTTATCAGTCAGTATCATCTTCGGATGGCCGATCAGAAACGCCACGCGGTCTTAGCATTGAAGAAAATTGGTTTTCGGGTCATCGCCGCAGGCGACTCATACAACGATATTTCCATGTTGAAAGAAGCTGACGCAGGGATATTGTTCTGTCCACCGGAGAGCATCGTCGGAGAGTACCCGCAGTTTCCGGTCACTCGAACCTACGAAGAGTTTCAGGAGCATTTGGCCCGTGCTGGCGGGTTTGCCTGA
- the cysS gene encoding cysteine--tRNA ligase: MKIFNSLTGKKEEFTPLEGNHVRMYVCGVTVYDECHLGHARSAVVFDLLYRYLRYIGYFVTYVRNFTDVDDKILKKAKDEGVDWKQVVRKYIDAYYRDMNRLRISTPEVEPRATEHMQEIIEMIARLIEKGYAYQVDSDVYYEVSKYDEYGRLSGRKKEEMLAGARVEVDERKRDPMDFALWKAAKPGEPGWESPWGPGRPGWHIECSAMSLKHLGNTFDIHGGGKDLVFPHHENEIAQSCADTGQEFANYWVHNGFVTIDQEKMSKSLGNFFTIREIFEKLPWRKEEESDGKRDEVTSEVMRYFLLSTHYRSDLNFSDEALYESKSALDNVYRLFEKLKEPGQETSRERDQTLEELLAESKKKFVMAMDNDLNTPRALAEFQGLRGGVNKLLSKGLSDQARKKVLGVFRDLGKPLGLFQLSVNDWKWGHRTFEGKISLDATASISACSTSSDEWIEQQIKTRLDSKKRKDFATADKIRQDLAEQGIILEDRPDGTTRWKR; this comes from the coding sequence ATGAAAATTTTTAATTCTCTGACAGGAAAAAAAGAAGAATTTACACCGCTTGAAGGCAACCATGTCCGGATGTATGTCTGTGGGGTTACGGTCTATGACGAGTGTCATCTAGGACATGCGCGAAGTGCTGTCGTCTTTGATTTGCTGTACCGGTATTTACGGTATATTGGGTACTTTGTCACGTACGTGAGAAACTTTACAGATGTAGATGACAAGATTCTCAAAAAGGCCAAGGATGAAGGAGTCGATTGGAAGCAAGTGGTCAGGAAGTATATCGATGCGTACTATCGGGACATGAACCGATTACGGATCTCGACTCCGGAGGTAGAGCCACGAGCGACTGAGCACATGCAAGAGATTATCGAGATGATTGCCCGGTTGATCGAGAAGGGGTACGCCTATCAAGTGGATTCAGACGTCTATTATGAAGTCAGCAAATATGACGAATATGGAAGGCTTTCGGGTCGCAAAAAAGAGGAAATGTTAGCAGGGGCCAGAGTAGAAGTGGACGAGCGAAAAAGGGACCCCATGGATTTTGCCTTATGGAAAGCGGCCAAACCAGGAGAACCCGGGTGGGAGAGCCCGTGGGGACCGGGAAGACCTGGGTGGCATATTGAATGTTCTGCCATGTCGCTGAAGCATCTGGGAAATACCTTCGATATCCATGGAGGAGGAAAGGATCTGGTTTTTCCACACCATGAGAATGAGATTGCGCAATCCTGTGCGGATACCGGCCAAGAGTTCGCCAACTATTGGGTGCATAATGGGTTCGTCACGATTGATCAAGAAAAAATGTCGAAGTCTCTGGGGAATTTCTTCACGATTCGGGAAATATTTGAAAAGTTACCTTGGAGAAAAGAAGAAGAGAGTGACGGAAAAAGAGATGAAGTTACATCAGAAGTGATGAGATATTTCTTGCTTTCGACACATTATCGCAGCGATCTAAATTTTTCGGACGAAGCGCTGTATGAATCCAAATCGGCATTGGATAACGTCTATCGGCTATTCGAAAAGTTAAAAGAACCTGGACAAGAGACCAGCCGTGAGAGGGACCAAACTCTAGAAGAATTGTTAGCCGAGTCAAAAAAGAAATTTGTCATGGCAATGGACAATGATTTAAACACTCCAAGGGCATTAGCTGAGTTTCAGGGGCTTCGGGGTGGTGTTAATAAATTGTTGTCAAAGGGGCTGTCTGATCAGGCAAGAAAAAAAGTTTTAGGAGTGTTTAGAGATCTTGGGAAGCCATTAGGATTGTTCCAACTGTCAGTAAACGACTGGAAATGGGGGCATAGAACTTTTGAAGGAAAAATTTCTTTAGACGCGACTGCAAGTATTTCTGCTTGCTCGACAAGTAGTGATGAGTGGATCGAACAGCAAATCAAAACACGACTTGACTCAAAAAAAAGGAAAGACTTTGCCACGGCCGACAAAATTCGCCAAGACTTGGCGGAACAGGGCATCATCCTCGAAGATCGACCGGACGGGACAACTCGCTGGAAGCGATGA
- a CDS encoding DedA family protein produces the protein MLEAPSSRFKYHPARLMRNLYDWVIHWARTPHARVALFLIAFAESSFFPIPPDVLLIAMGVGSPAHSLMFAAICLIGSVMGGMLGYAIGMGIWASISGLFFSYIPGFTPEVFEKVSTLYRDNAFWAVFAAGFSPIPYKVFTIAAGATQINFLTFVVASLFSRGLRFFLIGGALKLFGPSVKQILEKYFDLFSIVFLVLLIGGFMLVKILL, from the coding sequence GTGCTTGAGGCTCCATCATCGCGATTCAAATATCATCCGGCAAGGCTGATGCGGAATCTCTATGACTGGGTGATTCATTGGGCCAGGACACCCCACGCCAGAGTCGCGTTGTTTCTTATCGCCTTCGCAGAGTCATCTTTTTTCCCTATTCCTCCAGATGTGCTTCTCATCGCCATGGGAGTAGGAAGCCCTGCTCACTCTCTGATGTTCGCCGCGATCTGCCTGATTGGGTCGGTTATGGGGGGAATGCTTGGGTATGCGATAGGGATGGGAATATGGGCGTCTATTTCAGGTTTGTTTTTTTCGTATATCCCGGGCTTTACTCCTGAAGTGTTCGAAAAAGTTTCAACCCTCTACCGGGATAATGCCTTTTGGGCCGTTTTTGCGGCTGGTTTTTCCCCGATTCCTTATAAGGTGTTTACGATTGCGGCAGGGGCAACGCAAATCAATTTCCTGACCTTCGTCGTGGCCTCACTCTTTAGTCGGGGACTTCGATTTTTTTTAATCGGAGGTGCATTAAAACTCTTTGGCCCATCAGTGAAACAGATACTGGAAAAATATTTCGATCTCTTCTCTATCGTATTTTTGGTACTCTTGATTGGGGGATTTATGCTAGTCAAGATTCTACTCTAA
- a CDS encoding 2-oxoglutarate:ferredoxin oxidoreductase, with product MEATQDQEERIVEPGPAGFHPPSAAELGVLPPKPGYGLRFGNVVQEEIAMEEMARAMLTRKNATIFPGPLVLWNWNDHAADKAKAVLELAAQLPDVMIIPMPDYRPKYPKIEPEEVINPNHPNLTIWGNKIEACIFIGVHCHYANLTLKMIRAGTNCWTSAICAEQGHEDAMFTVRDSDAAKIRRVTQVFKRVREEMGIKLPENGENVRFTGLQSQVHNGKSHTNPLEIPLGESGGASAAAFGHRPEDMQREG from the coding sequence TTGGAAGCGACTCAAGATCAAGAAGAAAGAATTGTCGAACCGGGACCGGCTGGATTTCATCCACCTTCTGCGGCTGAGTTAGGCGTACTTCCTCCGAAGCCGGGGTACGGACTGAGGTTTGGAAATGTGGTTCAGGAAGAGATCGCTATGGAAGAAATGGCGAGAGCCATGCTCACGAGGAAAAATGCAACGATTTTTCCAGGCCCACTTGTCCTTTGGAACTGGAATGATCATGCGGCTGACAAGGCAAAAGCCGTATTGGAATTGGCCGCACAGCTGCCCGATGTCATGATTATACCGATGCCGGACTATCGTCCCAAATATCCTAAAATTGAGCCGGAAGAAGTCATTAACCCCAATCATCCTAATCTTACTATCTGGGGAAACAAGATCGAAGCCTGTATCTTTATTGGTGTCCATTGTCATTACGCGAATTTGACGCTGAAAATGATTCGAGCGGGGACGAATTGTTGGACATCCGCTATTTGTGCCGAACAGGGGCACGAAGACGCGATGTTCACGGTTCGTGATTCTGATGCAGCCAAAATTCGAAGGGTTACTCAAGTGTTCAAGCGTGTTCGGGAAGAAATGGGTATTAAGCTTCCAGAAAATGGAGAGAATGTTCGTTTCACTGGCCTGCAATCTCAGGTGCATAATGGGAAAAGTCATACAAATCCATTAGAAATCCCGCTTGGAGAATCAGGTGGAGCCAGCGCGGCTGCTTTCGGTCACCGACCGGAAGACATGCAGCGTGAAGGGTAG
- a CDS encoding ferredoxin oxidoreductase, which translates to MSEALESDVKTNPQGDPITAAPPPPSSQAGKKDPHAEAKRQKVVTPEYMFFEAPREREFITGSEAAKEAVRRSNVDLSIAYPITPQSETMQLIGVLYGEGYVKEYYRGEEEYGVMSAIAGGSRAGVRCFTATAGPGTLRGIEPIASWPGHRLPAVAMFTCRVVNAPLAIQPDNIEIAYLLHCGMIVFHAENQQDLFDYIMKGFIISEKNDVTLPVGVCCDGFFVTHARGYCSMQDRGLKLPERDAWRGAVPVLDAENPPARLSRDAPVQKSNFMAYNIHAVWQQEVWAAVERSRKYIDLYMDGLIETQNVENADVLLIASGSAAAQCREAVRECTAKGIQAGLIKIKSLRPFPTAELRKLCANAKLIVVPEFNFVGWLAKDIATAIYGYSNAKIVGGPHVYGGMSMPVEMIVDEVICGLTGKKSNTVPSSAIMGKVDQEAVTHFMQNI; encoded by the coding sequence ATGAGTGAAGCATTGGAGTCAGACGTCAAAACGAATCCACAAGGCGATCCCATTACGGCCGCACCACCGCCTCCTTCATCACAAGCAGGGAAAAAGGACCCGCATGCTGAAGCGAAAAGACAGAAAGTTGTGACTCCGGAATATATGTTTTTTGAGGCTCCGCGGGAGCGGGAGTTCATTACAGGGAGTGAGGCTGCCAAAGAAGCCGTCCGTCGTTCGAACGTCGATCTATCCATTGCCTACCCGATCACACCTCAGAGTGAGACGATGCAGCTCATCGGAGTGCTCTACGGCGAAGGCTATGTCAAGGAATACTACCGTGGTGAAGAAGAATATGGTGTGATGTCGGCCATTGCGGGTGGATCAAGGGCTGGTGTCCGATGTTTTACCGCCACGGCTGGCCCCGGAACGCTCCGAGGGATTGAACCTATTGCATCGTGGCCTGGTCATCGGCTTCCGGCTGTCGCCATGTTTACCTGTCGGGTTGTCAATGCCCCGTTGGCCATTCAACCAGACAATATTGAAATTGCCTATTTGTTACATTGTGGAATGATCGTCTTCCATGCTGAAAATCAACAAGATCTCTTCGACTATATTATGAAGGGATTCATCATCAGCGAAAAGAACGATGTGACGCTCCCTGTCGGGGTCTGCTGCGATGGATTTTTTGTCACGCATGCTCGTGGCTACTGTTCAATGCAGGATAGAGGATTGAAGCTGCCAGAACGTGATGCGTGGCGCGGCGCGGTACCGGTGTTAGATGCCGAAAATCCTCCTGCCCGTCTCTCACGGGATGCTCCGGTTCAGAAGTCTAATTTTATGGCATACAATATTCATGCAGTCTGGCAGCAAGAAGTCTGGGCTGCCGTCGAACGTTCTCGTAAATATATTGATCTATACATGGATGGATTGATCGAGACTCAAAATGTTGAGAATGCAGATGTTCTGCTTATTGCTTCAGGAAGTGCTGCCGCTCAATGCCGTGAAGCCGTTCGTGAATGTACGGCGAAAGGCATTCAAGCTGGCTTGATTAAGATCAAGTCTCTACGCCCCTTCCCGACTGCTGAATTGCGAAAGCTCTGCGCCAATGCGAAGCTCATCGTGGTGCCAGAGTTTAATTTTGTCGGCTGGTTGGCCAAGGATATCGCGACAGCGATTTATGGTTATTCAAACGCCAAAATTGTCGGTGGTCCTCACGTGTATGGTGGAATGTCGATGCCAGTTGAAATGATTGTTGATGAAGTCATCTGTGGGCTTACAGGAAAGAAGTCCAATACCGTTCCGTCTTCTGCAATCATGGGTAAGGTTGATCAGGAGGCTGTCACGCATTTCATGCAAAATATTTAA
- a CDS encoding A24 family peptidase has protein sequence MTLSCMQFAVVFFFGLLFGSFLTVCVYRIPRELSIVFPRSACLHCEQTIPWYDNIPVLSFLLLRGRCRQCQAPILPRYPLIELSNALGYMAILWRFGWTWESLIYAIFFSALLVITWIDWDHQIIPDVISLPGILLGVLAASTVLPTGLLNSIVGILVGGGVLLFMAWLSPYLFGKEGLGGGDIKLLAMVGAFLGWQAALTTLMFASIVGSILGIILLSCKIVKRGQYIPFGPYLALGAIISLFWGPALTDWYFGRFL, from the coding sequence ATGACGTTGTCGTGTATGCAATTCGCCGTGGTCTTTTTTTTCGGTTTGCTGTTCGGGAGTTTCCTAACCGTCTGTGTCTACCGTATCCCACGGGAGCTCTCCATCGTTTTTCCTCGTTCGGCTTGTCTGCACTGCGAGCAGACTATTCCGTGGTATGACAATATTCCCGTATTGAGTTTTCTGCTTTTGCGAGGACGTTGCCGGCAGTGTCAAGCCCCTATTCTCCCACGCTACCCTCTGATTGAACTATCGAATGCCCTTGGCTATATGGCCATCTTGTGGCGATTTGGATGGACATGGGAGTCGCTGATCTATGCCATATTCTTCTCGGCGCTGCTGGTCATTACTTGGATAGATTGGGATCATCAAATCATTCCAGACGTCATTTCGTTACCGGGAATTCTCTTAGGAGTTTTGGCCGCTTCGACCGTCCTTCCTACTGGGCTTTTGAATTCGATTGTGGGTATTCTGGTGGGAGGAGGCGTCCTGTTGTTCATGGCATGGTTGAGTCCTTACCTCTTTGGCAAAGAGGGGCTGGGAGGGGGAGACATCAAGCTTCTTGCGATGGTCGGGGCTTTTCTCGGATGGCAAGCCGCTCTCACTACACTCATGTTCGCATCGATTGTCGGGTCGATTCTCGGCATTATTCTCTTGTCCTGTAAGATCGTCAAAAGAGGTCAATACATTCCATTTGGTCCCTATTTGGCGTTAGGAGCGATCATTTCCCTGTTTTGGGGGCCAGCGTTAACCGACTGGTATTTCGGACGATTTCTATGA
- a CDS encoding thiamine pyrophosphate-dependent enzyme: MSLDYVKFTPGFDRWMPKEYRDMVDHGPFGKKTTVSQVGTFKEILEEHPMCAGCAMTLFIRLAMIAFPNPEDTITVGTAGCGRLAISQAAIPFVYGNYGDQNGVASGLTRGLKLRFGDKPKDVVVMAGDGGMADIGFAQTLHSWFRKEKFTTIMLDNEVYGNTGGQESGMTNKSQVLKMAPLGKKFEKMDMLGMAKVAGCAYVATVVPNNPRRVESVIKKAVLVAREIGPSYIQAYTSCNIEYAIPTDKVMEDAKEVENDRYKFTEYITDEAKEYLGQLYGYKEYLPKPAKAVAKS; this comes from the coding sequence ATGAGCCTCGATTACGTTAAGTTTACACCAGGGTTTGATCGATGGATGCCCAAAGAGTATCGCGATATGGTGGACCATGGTCCTTTCGGCAAGAAAACGACTGTGTCTCAGGTCGGAACCTTTAAAGAGATTCTCGAAGAACATCCAATGTGTGCCGGTTGTGCGATGACATTGTTTATTCGTTTGGCCATGATCGCTTTCCCGAACCCTGAGGATACCATCACGGTGGGGACCGCTGGTTGTGGACGTCTGGCCATTTCGCAAGCCGCTATCCCATTCGTGTATGGGAATTATGGCGATCAAAATGGCGTCGCCAGTGGGTTAACTCGAGGGCTCAAGTTACGGTTCGGTGATAAGCCGAAGGATGTGGTGGTAATGGCCGGTGATGGAGGAATGGCTGATATTGGGTTTGCGCAAACGTTGCACTCCTGGTTCCGCAAAGAAAAGTTTACGACGATTATGTTGGACAATGAAGTGTACGGAAATACTGGTGGTCAAGAGAGTGGGATGACGAATAAAAGCCAGGTGCTGAAGATGGCTCCACTCGGGAAGAAATTTGAAAAAATGGATATGCTGGGTATGGCCAAGGTGGCGGGTTGTGCGTACGTGGCCACCGTCGTTCCAAACAATCCAAGACGAGTTGAAAGTGTGATTAAAAAAGCCGTGTTGGTTGCTAGAGAAATCGGCCCTTCCTACATTCAGGCCTATACATCCTGCAACATTGAATATGCTATTCCAACTGATAAGGTAATGGAAGACGCAAAGGAAGTTGAAAATGACCGGTATAAATTTACCGAATACATCACGGACGAAGCGAAGGAGTATCTAGGCCAATTATACGGGTATAAAGAGTACTTACCGAAGCCTGCAAAGGCAGTGGCGAAGAGTTAA
- a CDS encoding pyruvate ferredoxin oxidoreductase, with translation MYLIAHIDTEICAATSCKLCTQYCPEANTILYNTEAGKDKGFKYGAAYVAVDRCKGCAQCVWVCDNMAKHNAIKMEMIDQVGEAALTENVTYVEKNTVAKLANPVRG, from the coding sequence ATGTATTTAATAGCTCATATTGATACTGAGATCTGTGCTGCCACCAGTTGTAAATTATGTACTCAATATTGCCCTGAAGCCAATACGATTCTCTACAACACAGAGGCTGGCAAGGATAAAGGGTTTAAATATGGCGCCGCGTATGTTGCCGTCGATCGTTGCAAAGGATGCGCTCAATGCGTTTGGGTCTGTGATAATATGGCCAAGCATAATGCCATTAAAATGGAAATGATTGATCAAGTTGGCGAGGCAGCATTGACTGAAAATGTGACGTATGTTGAAAAAAATACTGTAGCCAAATTAGCGAATCCGGTTCGAGGTTGA
- the rlmB gene encoding 23S rRNA (guanosine(2251)-2'-O)-methyltransferase RlmB — protein MPRPTKFAKTWRNRASSSKIDRTGQLAGSDDGQEVVYGLHTLRELLRAGTRSLLRLYVIREDAQYSEIVREARSRAVPIVVESRERLNRLVPQENHQGIVGFVAAKSYVDEDDLLEQVTQSKVPPLVLILDYIQDPQNLGAILRTADAAGIQGVFIPKHRSVGLTAGVARASSGAIEYVHVARAGNTNRLLEKLQSANVMTCALDPGASELYSEIDLRGPTALVFGAEGKGLRPGVVKKCDQRVRIPMMGHIESLNLSASVAIVLFEALRQRREAGGVTEKPT, from the coding sequence TTGCCACGGCCGACAAAATTCGCCAAGACTTGGCGGAACAGGGCATCATCCTCGAAGATCGACCGGACGGGACAACTCGCTGGAAGCGATGACGGACAAGAGGTCGTCTATGGTCTCCACACGTTACGGGAATTATTGCGGGCGGGGACCCGTTCGTTATTACGGCTCTATGTCATACGGGAGGATGCGCAATATTCAGAAATTGTGCGGGAGGCCAGGTCCCGTGCGGTTCCGATTGTCGTTGAATCTCGTGAACGACTGAATCGGCTCGTCCCACAAGAAAATCATCAAGGGATCGTAGGATTTGTTGCAGCGAAGTCATATGTCGATGAGGATGACTTGCTGGAGCAAGTGACGCAGTCCAAAGTTCCTCCGTTGGTTTTGATCTTAGATTATATCCAAGACCCTCAAAATCTTGGAGCCATTCTCAGGACCGCTGATGCGGCGGGTATCCAAGGGGTTTTTATTCCCAAGCATCGTTCGGTCGGTCTCACAGCCGGTGTGGCCCGTGCATCCTCTGGGGCGATTGAATATGTCCATGTTGCTCGAGCAGGGAACACCAACCGGCTCTTGGAAAAACTTCAATCGGCCAATGTTATGACTTGTGCTCTTGACCCTGGGGCCTCGGAACTGTACAGCGAAATTGATCTTAGGGGGCCGACAGCGCTCGTGTTTGGTGCGGAGGGAAAGGGGCTCCGGCCAGGGGTCGTGAAGAAGTGCGATCAACGTGTCCGGATACCCATGATGGGACACATCGAATCGCTGAACCTGTCGGCGAGCGTGGCTATCGTCTTATTTGAAGCGTTACGACAGAGGCGAGAGGCTGGAGGAGTAACGGAAAAACCTACTTGA
- a CDS encoding M23 family metallopeptidase — MKGSEESYSIIVFRGARSNPIRLKLGKATVRYSLIAGLCLLVLQSGILAHYVYQRSQLSELAGLRQELATSRERTSVFGTEVEGMKKRMVSLEHLNRKLQTMFGLDPDEIEGVPNSVPGQGGEEFPYEDSILSAEGRAQVGEVKAVTGTKKIHASTMHEKIREIEMGLRWIDAQSQVEKKILDTLLNTANLRAERWAATPSIWPVKGPITSKFGPRVSPFTGKKALHAGIDIGSPRGTEVRAPSSGKVVIAAYDARMGKFIRIDHGFGIETTYGHLSKMQVKYGQKVKRGDLIGLVGSTGKFSTGPHLHYQVAVNDRVVDPVQYILD; from the coding sequence ATGAAAGGTTCTGAAGAGAGTTATTCCATCATTGTTTTTCGTGGGGCACGTTCAAACCCCATACGCTTGAAATTAGGCAAGGCCACCGTTCGTTATTCGCTCATCGCGGGGCTCTGCCTGCTTGTTCTGCAGAGTGGAATTCTGGCGCATTATGTGTACCAACGAAGTCAATTGTCAGAATTAGCCGGGCTTCGTCAGGAGCTTGCGACATCGCGCGAGCGGACGAGTGTGTTTGGGACAGAAGTCGAGGGGATGAAAAAACGTATGGTCTCATTGGAGCATCTCAATCGAAAGCTTCAAACCATGTTTGGCCTGGATCCAGATGAAATCGAAGGTGTTCCGAACTCGGTCCCAGGTCAAGGTGGCGAAGAATTTCCCTATGAAGACAGTATTCTTTCCGCTGAAGGAAGGGCGCAGGTTGGCGAAGTGAAAGCCGTTACCGGAACAAAAAAGATACATGCGTCAACCATGCACGAGAAGATTCGAGAGATAGAAATGGGTCTTCGTTGGATAGATGCCCAGTCTCAAGTCGAAAAAAAGATCCTTGATACGTTGCTCAACACGGCCAATCTTCGAGCTGAACGTTGGGCAGCAACTCCGTCCATCTGGCCCGTCAAGGGTCCGATCACCTCAAAGTTTGGGCCTCGAGTATCGCCATTTACAGGGAAAAAAGCTTTACATGCCGGTATAGATATCGGCTCTCCTCGTGGAACAGAGGTGCGCGCGCCTTCTTCTGGCAAGGTCGTTATTGCTGCTTACGATGCCAGAATGGGCAAGTTCATTCGAATTGACCATGGCTTTGGGATTGAGACGACCTATGGCCACCTTTCCAAAATGCAGGTGAAGTATGGTCAGAAGGTCAAACGTGGGGATCTCATTGGTCTAGTTGGCAGTACCGGAAAATTTTCTACAGGGCCACACTTACACTATCAAGTTGCGGTAAATGATCGTGTCGTAGACCCTGTCCAGTATATCCTTGACTAA